The Nitrospirota bacterium genome window below encodes:
- a CDS encoding phosphotransferase encodes LDRVLESHLSSGNIGALAVHDYPEFNNVAIDEKGTFISKLKTQNSKMVAFTGIAVYSPAFLRFLSEGFSNVVDGWLKAVASGYRIGTIDVSGCYWRDIGTPRGYANSVIDVLKKEGERVYIHPTAEGCKDAEFNGYVVIEEGSILDKGTSLRNCIILPETHLKGESRYEDCIIGQDYRIELRDVFEGTDAQLIGTGGSDRKYYRVKRDKESVVLMECRSDDSDFGRHVEYTRFFQKYSIPVPRLIEVDYTEKKALFEDLGDISLYTWLRCPRKQEEIEKIYMGVIDTLISLHTIVTKYVSECPLLQSRVFDYEHLRWETGYFIERFVKGIRNIDPEPLPCRQDRLVSGKDIIALEDEFHRLAIKVDSFPKTVIHRDFQSQNIMIKKSNIIGVVDYQGARIGPPAYDLVSILWDPYYRLEDILGERLIDYYIRGIKGILGEEFSGKEFKKTLLPCRLQRHMQALGAYGFLSRVKGKKYFLKYVPEGLNLLKEDVFLSKNEYPEFYKLVMRL; translated from the coding sequence TTAGATAGGGTTCTTGAGTCTCATCTCTCCTCAGGGAATATAGGGGCTCTCGCTGTACATGATTATCCTGAATTTAATAATGTTGCGATTGATGAAAAAGGAACCTTCATCTCAAAACTCAAAACTCAAAACTCAAAAATGGTTGCCTTTACAGGTATTGCCGTCTATTCTCCGGCATTCCTGAGATTCTTAAGTGAAGGGTTCTCAAATGTTGTTGATGGATGGTTAAAGGCTGTTGCTTCTGGATACAGGATCGGGACGATAGATGTCTCAGGTTGTTACTGGAGAGATATCGGAACACCAAGGGGGTATGCCAATTCTGTTATAGATGTCCTTAAGAAAGAGGGTGAAAGAGTCTACATCCATCCAACAGCTGAAGGATGTAAAGACGCTGAGTTTAACGGATATGTGGTGATTGAAGAAGGCTCGATACTGGATAAAGGGACTTCTCTGAGAAATTGTATCATACTCCCTGAAACCCATTTAAAGGGGGAATCACGCTACGAAGATTGCATAATAGGGCAAGATTATAGGATAGAACTGAGGGATGTCTTTGAAGGGACTGATGCTCAGTTGATCGGGACAGGTGGCTCTGATAGAAAATACTACAGGGTAAAGAGAGATAAGGAATCAGTTGTCCTTATGGAGTGTCGGTCTGACGATTCAGATTTTGGAAGACATGTTGAGTACACACGTTTTTTTCAAAAGTATTCTATCCCGGTTCCCAGACTTATTGAAGTAGATTATACTGAAAAGAAAGCTCTGTTTGAGGACCTCGGAGATATATCCTTATATACATGGCTCAGATGCCCACGCAAACAGGAAGAGATAGAAAAAATATACATGGGTGTTATTGACACTCTGATCTCCCTTCATACTATAGTAACTAAGTATGTATCAGAATGCCCGCTTCTTCAGAGCAGGGTCTTTGATTATGAACATCTTCGTTGGGAGACTGGTTATTTTATAGAGAGATTCGTTAAGGGAATCAGAAATATCGATCCTGAACCCTTGCCTTGTCGCCAGGACAGGCTTGTTTCAGGAAAAGATATTATAGCGCTCGAGGATGAATTCCATAGATTGGCTATAAAGGTGGATTCATTTCCAAAGACTGTTATACACAGGGATTTTCAGTCACAGAATATCATGATTAAAAAAAGTAATATCATAGGAGTGGTAGATTACCAGGGTGCGAGAATAGGACCACCTGCCTATGATCTGGTCTCTATCCTGTGGGATCCATATTACCGCTTGGAGGATATATTAGGGGAAAGACTCATCGATTATTATATCCGAGGAATAAAAGGCATCCTTGGTGAGGAATTTAGTGGAAAAGAATTCAAGAAGACACTTCTACCCTGCAGGCTTCAAAGACACATGCAGGCTCTTGGGGCATACGGATTCCTCTCCAGAGTGAAAGGCAAAAAATATTTCCTGAAATATGTGCCCGAGGGGCTGAATCTCCTTAAGGAAGATGTATTTCTTTCAAAAAATGAGTATCCAGAGTTCTACAAACTGGTGATGAGATTATAA